A DNA window from Elusimicrobiota bacterium contains the following coding sequences:
- a CDS encoding 1-deoxy-D-xylulose-5-phosphate reductoisomerase, translating into MRRLVLLGSTGSIGVNTLDCVRRLARAGDPSVLLGLSAFSNLEKLQKQILEFRPARVVVGTEEGAASLRNWLRSRRLTCRVGVGVEGLVELAATPAANLVVSAVVGSVGLRPLLAAIRAGKKIALANKEALIVAGDLLMDAARRHGAELLPIDSEHSAIFQCLNGAEARSVRRLILTASGGAFYRRKGSLETVTPREALDHPTWKMGRKITIDCATLTNKGLEAIEAHHLFQVPLDRIDIVVHPQSIVHSLVEFNDGAVLAQLSHPDMRLPIQYALTHPARRPTPLKPLRLEEMGRLDFRRPDFSRFPSLSLALSAGRRGGTWPAVFNGANEVAVHAFLNGELSFPGIPALCRRVLAAHRPPARTPGEEAGLSAILRADSWAREKSRALIEQEKK; encoded by the coding sequence ATGCGGCGTTTGGTCCTCTTGGGATCCACGGGATCCATCGGCGTGAACACCTTGGATTGCGTGCGCCGACTGGCCCGCGCCGGCGACCCCTCGGTCCTCCTCGGCCTCTCGGCGTTCTCCAACCTGGAAAAACTCCAGAAACAGATCCTCGAATTCCGCCCGGCCCGCGTGGTCGTGGGCACCGAAGAAGGCGCCGCGTCTTTGCGTAATTGGCTTCGGTCCCGGCGCTTGACTTGCCGGGTCGGCGTCGGCGTGGAGGGCCTGGTGGAGCTGGCCGCCACCCCGGCGGCCAATCTCGTGGTGTCCGCCGTGGTCGGTTCCGTGGGTCTTCGGCCGCTCCTCGCGGCCATACGCGCGGGGAAAAAAATCGCGCTGGCCAACAAAGAGGCCCTCATCGTGGCCGGCGACTTGCTGATGGACGCCGCGCGCCGCCACGGCGCGGAGCTCTTGCCCATCGACAGCGAACATTCCGCCATCTTTCAATGCTTGAACGGCGCCGAGGCCCGGTCCGTCCGGCGGTTGATCCTGACCGCCTCCGGCGGCGCCTTCTATCGCCGGAAGGGATCCCTGGAAACCGTCACGCCCCGGGAAGCCCTCGACCACCCGACCTGGAAAATGGGAAGGAAAATCACCATCGACTGCGCCACCCTCACGAACAAGGGGTTGGAAGCCATCGAAGCCCATCACCTTTTTCAGGTGCCCCTCGACCGCATCGACATCGTCGTTCACCCCCAATCCATCGTGCATTCTCTGGTGGAATTTAACGACGGAGCCGTTTTGGCCCAACTCTCCCATCCGGACATGCGGCTCCCGATTCAATACGCCCTCACCCATCCCGCGCGCCGCCCCACGCCCTTAAAACCCCTTCGATTGGAGGAAATGGGCCGGTTGGATTTTCGTCGACCGGATTTCAGCCGGTTCCCCAGTCTTTCCCTGGCCCTTTCCGCCGGTCGCCGGGGGGGAACGTGGCCCGCCGTTTTCAACGGGGCCAACGAGGTGGCGGTCCACGCTTTTTTAAACGGCGAATTGTCCTTCCCCGGAATTCCGGCCCTGTGCCGCCGCGTCCTGGCCGCCCACCGCCCGCCGGCCCGGACCCCTGGCGAAGAGGCCGGGTTATCCGCTATTCTTAGGGCCGATTCCTGGGCCCGGGAAAAATCCCGTGCCCTGATCGAACAGGAGAAAAAATGA
- a CDS encoding cyclic nucleotide-binding domain-containing protein produces the protein MPFDDTMFLKRHVDILSFFTDDQLRRVTAEIDRQTYNKGQTVVFQGEISHNFHIIKRGKVQVFSKTAGDKALVAELGPGDFFGEMSLLDSTTASATIRSAEDGSEILMISHDTFKQLLREFPALELALRDKVAERQRQRHAALQSKKPGDAPAGGGSPL, from the coding sequence GTGCCCTTTGACGACACGATGTTTTTGAAGCGCCACGTCGATATTTTGTCCTTCTTCACCGACGATCAACTGCGACGCGTCACGGCCGAAATCGACCGGCAAACCTACAACAAAGGGCAAACGGTCGTTTTCCAGGGGGAAATCAGCCACAATTTCCATATCATCAAACGGGGAAAAGTCCAAGTTTTCTCCAAAACGGCAGGCGACAAAGCGCTCGTCGCCGAACTGGGGCCGGGCGACTTTTTCGGCGAAATGTCCCTGTTGGATTCGACCACCGCCAGCGCCACGATCCGATCGGCCGAGGACGGGTCCGAAATCCTGATGATCTCCCACGACACCTTCAAACAACTTCTCCGCGAATTCCCGGCGTTGGAACTCGCCCTCCGGGACAAAGTGGCCGAACGCCAGCGCCAACGCCACGCCGCTCTCCAGTCCAAAAAACCGGGCGACGCTCCCGCCGGCGGCGGTTCGCCGTTGTGA
- a CDS encoding phosphatidate cytidylyltransferase: MVLPRVLTALVLGPLFLWVLYLGSVPFLIFMGTLILLGLWEFHSMAEAGGHANQSITGIAAALLVTLSLVFPGLRADAPFRAQAPAFSLTLAAAIMIFRELGRSDKSLSMLRMAMTCAGVLLIAWPLGGFILLREARGATPEFFHAGRLAAFFLVALIWTQDTAAWAVGMTMGKHRLAPQVSPKKSWEGAVGGLLAAVLVSLFLREGWMNSLFGRGETVLVAIVLGVLAQASDLAESLFKRCFGVKDSSGLLPGHGGILDRFDSFLLSGPALYFYLISVGRIL; the protein is encoded by the coding sequence GTGGTTCTTCCGCGGGTTCTGACCGCCCTGGTGTTGGGTCCCCTGTTCCTATGGGTGTTGTATTTGGGAAGCGTCCCGTTCTTGATTTTCATGGGCACCTTGATCCTCCTGGGCCTTTGGGAATTCCATTCCATGGCCGAGGCCGGGGGGCACGCCAACCAATCCATAACGGGGATCGCCGCGGCCCTGCTGGTCACGCTGTCCCTGGTGTTTCCCGGCCTCCGGGCCGACGCCCCCTTTCGCGCCCAGGCGCCGGCCTTTTCCCTGACTCTCGCGGCCGCGATCATGATCTTCCGGGAACTGGGACGGTCCGACAAGAGCCTGTCCATGCTGCGCATGGCCATGACCTGCGCGGGCGTTCTTCTAATCGCGTGGCCCCTGGGGGGGTTCATCCTCTTGCGCGAGGCCCGGGGCGCGACGCCCGAGTTTTTCCACGCGGGACGGTTGGCGGCCTTTTTCCTCGTGGCCTTGATTTGGACCCAGGACACGGCCGCCTGGGCCGTCGGAATGACGATGGGAAAGCACCGGTTGGCCCCCCAAGTGAGCCCGAAGAAATCCTGGGAAGGCGCCGTCGGAGGCCTTTTGGCGGCGGTTTTGGTTTCCCTGTTTCTTCGGGAAGGGTGGATGAATTCGCTTTTCGGCCGGGGGGAAACCGTTTTGGTGGCGATCGTCTTGGGGGTCCTGGCCCAGGCCTCGGATCTGGCGGAATCCCTTTTTAAACGGTGCTTCGGGGTCAAAGACTCCTCGGGACTGCTCCCGGGCCACGGCGGGATTCTCGACCGTTTCGATTCCTTTTTGTTGTCGGGACCGGCCCTCTATTTCTACCTGATCTCCGTCGGCCGGATTCTTTGA
- a CDS encoding CHASE2 domain-containing protein encodes MKKLFGAEALIGLALTLLLGLLATLQPGFTESLELKLYDVRLHLAPSAPPSDEIRMVAIDDASLEAVGRWPWARGAVAELLRRVAEGKPKVIGLDIMYVDPDANQGLEAVRGLKKEFSDLLARRRKTPAPKGRGGKTKIGANALDDLESFEVSLEDTEESLDNDAQLAGALAQTKNVVLPLTFATLDKPLVDEAPESMERMASRALLQSQIANDRDPRVTEGFQPLLPIPAFAKSVTGLGHCNIFSDSDGTVRRDTVVIKYAGQYHPSLALEMARIALNVPTNKLSVVLGTELRLGDRRIPLDSESRFFIKFQGPFADVKKVSAVDVLRDEGGVPPEAFKNKIVLIGLTALGVGNVFVTPAESTHQFNGVILSALQNILDGDFVSRPPWAGKAEAAWLLILGLIATFLLPHLKAKGGLLVAAALFAATVGVGIFLFVSRGWWLKIFYPLALILLSYGFVTIRRFFFAEGRKEFVEAQSIETNKMLGQSFQGQGLLDMAFAKFQLVPVDDEMKGVLYNLALDFERKRQFNKAAVVYDHIAKADPNFKDIKERAKSMKQAGETMIAGPGLGGGKEGGTIAIAGGAAKPTLGRYEIQKELGRGAMGVVYLGKDPKINRSVAIKTLRFDDDMDAETAKFTKERFFREAESAGTLNHPHIIRIFDAGEDNEISFIAMELLEGEDLKKYVEKDHLLPVPQVLEYVAQIADALDYAHQNGVVHRDVKPANIMRLKDGSLRVTDFGIARITASSKTATGTVMGTPSYMSPEQLSGKKVDGRSDLFSLGVMLYEMLTGEKPFEGDSIATLLFKIANEQHPDPRLKRSDRVAAGIKAVIDKALQKDPDRRYQRGAEFARDVRECLARPDDVPAALRTEAVKPSAPLVEPTVQIPPPVDSGASTLKLSEPPAPRDPDGTQKL; translated from the coding sequence GTGAAAAAACTTTTCGGAGCCGAAGCCCTGATTGGGCTGGCGCTCACCCTCCTCCTCGGCCTGTTGGCCACCCTTCAGCCGGGATTCACCGAATCCCTGGAATTGAAGCTATACGATGTGCGCCTGCACCTGGCGCCCTCCGCGCCCCCGTCCGACGAAATTCGAATGGTGGCCATCGACGACGCTTCCCTTGAAGCGGTCGGCCGGTGGCCCTGGGCCCGGGGCGCCGTGGCGGAGCTCCTTCGACGGGTGGCCGAGGGGAAACCCAAGGTGATCGGGCTCGACATCATGTATGTCGACCCGGACGCCAACCAGGGGTTGGAAGCGGTCCGCGGCCTAAAAAAAGAATTTTCCGACCTTCTGGCGCGCCGGCGCAAAACCCCGGCCCCCAAGGGGCGCGGGGGGAAGACGAAAATCGGCGCGAACGCGCTGGACGATCTGGAATCTTTCGAAGTGAGCTTGGAGGACACCGAGGAATCCCTGGACAACGACGCTCAACTCGCGGGCGCCCTCGCCCAGACGAAAAACGTCGTCCTGCCCCTCACCTTCGCGACGCTCGACAAACCCTTGGTGGACGAGGCGCCCGAATCCATGGAGCGGATGGCCTCCCGCGCCCTCTTGCAATCCCAAATCGCCAACGACCGGGACCCCCGCGTCACGGAAGGGTTCCAACCCCTCCTCCCCATTCCCGCCTTCGCTAAAAGCGTCACCGGCTTGGGCCATTGCAACATCTTTTCCGACAGCGACGGCACCGTGCGCCGGGACACGGTGGTGATCAAATACGCGGGCCAATACCACCCGTCCCTGGCCCTTGAAATGGCCCGCATCGCTTTGAACGTCCCCACCAATAAACTTTCGGTCGTTTTGGGCACGGAACTTCGCCTGGGAGACCGCCGCATTCCCTTGGATTCGGAGAGCCGCTTTTTCATCAAGTTTCAAGGCCCCTTTGCGGACGTCAAAAAAGTCTCCGCGGTCGATGTGTTGCGCGACGAGGGCGGGGTGCCCCCCGAAGCGTTTAAAAACAAAATCGTCTTGATCGGACTGACCGCCCTGGGGGTGGGGAACGTTTTCGTCACCCCCGCCGAATCGACCCACCAGTTCAACGGCGTCATCCTTTCGGCCCTGCAGAACATCTTGGACGGGGACTTCGTCTCGCGTCCGCCGTGGGCCGGCAAGGCCGAAGCCGCCTGGCTTTTGATCCTGGGGTTGATCGCCACGTTCCTGCTCCCGCACCTGAAGGCCAAGGGGGGGCTGTTGGTGGCCGCCGCCTTGTTCGCCGCCACCGTCGGCGTGGGAATTTTCCTTTTTGTTTCCCGGGGTTGGTGGTTGAAAATCTTTTACCCCCTGGCGCTGATCCTGCTGTCTTACGGGTTTGTCACGATCCGCCGGTTTTTCTTCGCGGAAGGTCGCAAGGAGTTCGTCGAAGCGCAAAGCATCGAAACCAACAAGATGCTCGGCCAGTCCTTCCAGGGCCAGGGGCTTTTGGACATGGCCTTCGCCAAATTCCAATTGGTCCCCGTGGACGACGAAATGAAAGGCGTTCTTTACAATTTGGCCCTCGATTTTGAGCGGAAACGCCAATTCAACAAGGCGGCGGTGGTCTACGACCACATTGCCAAGGCCGATCCGAATTTCAAGGACATCAAGGAACGCGCCAAATCCATGAAGCAGGCGGGCGAAACCATGATCGCGGGCCCGGGCCTGGGCGGGGGGAAAGAAGGCGGCACCATCGCCATCGCCGGCGGCGCGGCCAAGCCCACCCTCGGACGCTACGAAATTCAAAAGGAATTGGGCCGCGGCGCCATGGGCGTGGTCTATCTCGGCAAAGACCCCAAGATTAACCGGTCCGTGGCCATCAAAACCCTTCGTTTCGACGACGACATGGACGCCGAGACGGCCAAATTCACCAAGGAACGATTCTTCCGGGAAGCCGAATCGGCGGGGACGCTGAACCACCCGCACATCATTCGGATCTTCGACGCGGGCGAAGACAACGAGATTTCCTTCATCGCCATGGAGTTGCTGGAGGGGGAAGACCTCAAGAAATACGTGGAGAAAGACCACCTGCTCCCGGTTCCCCAGGTGTTGGAATACGTCGCGCAAATCGCCGACGCGCTGGATTACGCCCATCAAAACGGGGTGGTGCACCGGGACGTGAAACCCGCCAACATCATGCGGCTCAAAGACGGGTCCCTTCGGGTCACGGATTTCGGCATCGCCCGCATCACCGCGTCTTCCAAGACCGCCACGGGGACGGTGATGGGCACCCCCAGCTACATGTCCCCCGAGCAGTTGTCCGGCAAAAAAGTCGACGGGCGGTCGGACCTGTTCTCCCTGGGCGTCATGCTTTACGAAATGCTCACGGGGGAAAAACCCTTTGAAGGCGACAGCATCGCCACCTTGCTGTTCAAGATCGCCAACGAACAGCACCCGGACCCGCGCCTGAAGCGTTCGGACCGGGTGGCCGCGGGAATCAAAGCCGTGATCGACAAAGCCCTGCAAAAGGACCCCGACCGCCGGTATCAACGGGGCGCCGAGTTCGCTCGGGACGTTCGCGAATGCCTTGCCCGTCCCGACGACGTCCCGGCCGCCCTCCGGACCGAGGCGGTCAAACCGTCCGCCCCCCTTGTCGAACCCACGGTTCAAATTCCACCCCCCGTTGACAGCGGCGCTTCCACCCTTAAACTTAGTGAACCGCCGGCCCCCCGGGACCCGGACGGGACGCAGAAGCTGTAG
- a CDS encoding site-2 protease family protein, with protein MISFLLGSASVLIAFGLVIFVHEFGHFIVAKKTGVKVDRFSFGLGPELFGFTWGETRYCVAWIPLGGEVRMAGEMDPGAERTPPGIPGNFLPNPGTAESPSWWPARR; from the coding sequence ATGATTTCATTTTTGCTCGGTTCCGCCAGCGTGTTGATCGCTTTCGGACTCGTTATTTTTGTTCATGAATTCGGCCACTTCATCGTCGCCAAAAAAACCGGCGTGAAAGTGGATCGGTTCTCCTTCGGCCTCGGACCGGAACTGTTCGGTTTTACCTGGGGAGAAACGCGCTACTGCGTCGCTTGGATCCCCCTGGGCGGCGAAGTGCGGATGGCGGGGGAAATGGACCCCGGGGCGGAGCGCACCCCCCCCGGGATCCCCGGGAATTTTTTGCCAAACCCTGGTACCGCCGAATCCCCATCGTGGTGGCCGGCCCGGCGATGA
- the frr gene encoding ribosome recycling factor produces the protein MSSLNANAQPVINEAEEKMKKSVEKIRQEYASLRTGRATGSLLDHLKVEYYGSHVPLKQVAAVSVPEGRTLEVKPWDIGALAAIEKAIRTSDLGLNPTNDGKMLRLNIPTLTEERRKEMVKHVKKVAEDFRVSVRNDRREAMEKIKKAEKDKALSEDDRKNAEHALQHVTDVYIKKIDETLAIKEKDILEI, from the coding sequence ATGTCGTCCCTCAACGCCAACGCGCAGCCCGTCATTAACGAAGCCGAAGAAAAGATGAAAAAGTCGGTGGAAAAAATCCGACAGGAATACGCGAGCCTTCGCACGGGCCGCGCCACCGGCTCGCTGCTGGACCATTTGAAAGTCGAGTACTACGGCTCCCACGTGCCGCTCAAACAGGTGGCCGCCGTGAGCGTTCCGGAAGGGCGCACCCTGGAGGTCAAACCCTGGGACATCGGCGCCCTGGCCGCCATCGAAAAAGCCATCCGCACGTCCGACCTCGGATTGAACCCGACCAACGACGGCAAAATGCTTCGGCTCAACATCCCCACGTTGACCGAGGAACGGCGGAAGGAAATGGTTAAGCACGTGAAGAAAGTCGCCGAGGATTTCCGCGTCTCGGTCCGCAACGACCGACGCGAGGCCATGGAAAAAATCAAGAAAGCGGAAAAAGACAAGGCGCTCTCGGAGGACGACCGCAAGAACGCCGAGCACGCCCTTCAACACGTCACCGACGTCTACATCAAAAAAATCGACGAAACCCTCGCCATCAAAGAAAAAGACATCCTGGAGATTTGA
- a CDS encoding RIP metalloprotease, translating into MNYALAFLLFSLVFFVWGNPSLSTEAVIGDLAEGFPAQTAGLRPGDRVLSIDGAAVAQWKELALAIHDRAERPVRLDVQRTENGKTSVALRVQLTPRRDPATGHGLIGITPLTVYEKMGLFGSLRMGAFQTVFWSVHTLDYLKERIVRREKPELSGPVGIAAVISKSARSGMQDYIFLIAMISLGIGLFNLFPIPMLDGGHLMFYLIEGLVRRPVSRRIVQTANAVGLSVLLGILVFATYSDIQRLRGGDAPAATGTK; encoded by the coding sequence ATGAATTACGCTCTCGCGTTTCTCCTCTTCAGTTTGGTGTTCTTTGTCTGGGGCAATCCGAGCCTCTCCACGGAAGCCGTCATCGGGGATTTGGCCGAGGGGTTCCCGGCCCAAACCGCCGGATTGAGGCCGGGCGACCGGGTGCTTTCCATCGATGGCGCGGCCGTCGCCCAATGGAAAGAATTGGCCCTGGCCATTCACGACCGCGCGGAACGGCCCGTACGGTTGGACGTTCAACGGACCGAAAACGGAAAGACGTCCGTCGCCCTGCGGGTCCAATTAACCCCGCGGCGGGACCCGGCCACCGGGCACGGGCTGATCGGCATCACGCCGCTCACGGTCTACGAAAAAATGGGGTTGTTCGGGTCCCTGCGCATGGGCGCCTTCCAAACGGTTTTTTGGAGTGTCCACACCCTCGACTACCTCAAGGAGCGTATCGTCCGGCGGGAAAAACCGGAGCTCTCGGGGCCCGTGGGCATCGCCGCCGTCATCTCCAAGTCCGCGCGAAGCGGGATGCAAGACTATATTTTTCTGATCGCCATGATTTCCCTCGGGATCGGCCTGTTCAACCTCTTTCCGATCCCCATGCTCGACGGCGGCCATTTGATGTTTTATTTGATCGAAGGCCTCGTTCGCCGACCGGTCAGCCGGCGGATCGTTCAAACCGCCAACGCGGTCGGTCTCTCCGTGCTCCTCGGTATTTTGGTTTTCGCGACCTATTCGGACATTCAACGCCTGCGGGGCGGTGACGCGCCCGCCGCCACCGGAACCAAATAA
- a CDS encoding UMP kinase, producing the protein MPTPKRVRRVVLKLSGEALLGRAASGIDVDALFGIAQEIKSAQKAHHQIAVVVGGGNIWRGGRGQGKELDRVISDQMGMLATLVNALALQDALEQLGAPTRVLSALEVAKLAEPYIRRRAIRHLEKGRIVIFGAGTGNPFFSTDTAAALRASEIEAHVVLKATQVDGVYDSDPRKNPKAKRYKSLTLLTALRDRLGVMDATALSLCLENKIPVRVFNLRGPGNMRRAIAGEDVGTLVTP; encoded by the coding sequence ATGCCCACCCCCAAGCGCGTTCGGCGGGTTGTGCTTAAACTGTCGGGGGAGGCCCTCCTCGGACGCGCCGCGTCGGGCATCGACGTGGACGCGCTTTTCGGGATCGCGCAGGAAATCAAATCCGCCCAAAAGGCCCATCACCAAATTGCCGTGGTGGTCGGCGGGGGGAACATCTGGCGGGGCGGGCGCGGGCAAGGCAAGGAATTGGACCGGGTTATTTCCGATCAAATGGGCATGCTGGCCACGCTGGTCAATGCCCTGGCCCTGCAGGACGCTCTGGAACAACTGGGCGCGCCCACCCGGGTTCTCTCGGCCCTGGAGGTCGCCAAGTTGGCCGAACCCTACATCCGGCGGCGCGCCATCCGGCACTTGGAAAAGGGCCGCATCGTCATCTTCGGCGCGGGCACGGGCAATCCGTTCTTCTCGACGGACACCGCCGCCGCCCTTCGCGCCTCGGAAATCGAAGCCCACGTCGTCTTGAAAGCCACTCAGGTCGACGGCGTCTACGATTCCGACCCCCGCAAAAACCCCAAAGCCAAGCGCTACAAATCCTTGACGCTCTTGACCGCCCTCCGCGACCGGTTGGGGGTCATGGACGCCACCGCGCTTTCCCTTTGTTTGGAGAACAAGATTCCCGTCCGCGTTTTCAATCTGCGGGGCCCCGGCAACATGCGCCGAGCCATCGCCGGCGAAGACGTGGGCACTCTTGTGACGCCCTGA
- a CDS encoding proline--tRNA ligase: MRLSRYLLPTLKELPSDADTPSARLMLRSGMIRKVSSGLYEWLPFGLRALRRVERIVREEMDAAGGQEVWLPTLQPKELWQESGRWQVYGKEMMRLKDRKDGEFCLAPTAEEVVTDLVRREVRSYRELPLLLYQFGEKFRDEIRPRFGVMRAREFYMKDAYSFHADETDLEKTYRAVFAAYERIFTRCGLKFRPVEAQTGAIGGNFSHEFMVLAETGEETIAACNDCGYAANVERAECLAPAAEKEAPQPLEEVDTPGPGAVADVAKFLNLPESRFLKTQIYVADDKPIIALLRGDTELNEAKLQKVLEARVLYRAGDDVYRSVAGCDVGFAGPQGRSVPVIADLAAAAVVNGVSGANKNGRHVKNLNAPRDFTAARVADLRLVRESDPCPRCGKRLSFFKGIEVGHTFKLGTKYSQAMGAGYLTDKGAKTPFQMGCYGIGVSRVVAAALEQCHDDNGIVWPEAIAPFDVTVLPLNVSEPKLMETAERLEKELAARGFQVLLDDRDQRAGVKFKDADLLGIPWRVTVGEKKLAVGQVEIKRRGAAEAQDVAIDAATAWLAERRGQKSPDPVVA, from the coding sequence ATGCGCCTGTCGCGGTATCTGCTGCCCACGCTTAAAGAGTTGCCCTCGGACGCCGACACCCCGTCGGCGCGCCTCATGTTGCGGTCCGGCATGATCCGGAAAGTCTCCTCCGGCCTTTACGAATGGCTGCCCTTCGGGTTGCGCGCCCTGCGCCGCGTGGAGCGCATCGTCCGGGAAGAAATGGACGCCGCGGGGGGCCAGGAAGTGTGGCTTCCGACCCTCCAACCCAAGGAACTCTGGCAGGAGTCCGGCCGCTGGCAGGTCTACGGGAAGGAAATGATGCGGCTCAAGGACCGCAAGGACGGCGAGTTTTGCCTGGCGCCCACGGCCGAAGAAGTGGTCACCGATCTGGTCCGCCGGGAAGTGCGGTCCTACCGGGAACTTCCCCTGCTCCTTTACCAATTCGGCGAAAAATTCCGTGACGAAATCCGGCCCCGCTTCGGCGTCATGCGCGCCCGGGAATTTTACATGAAGGACGCCTACTCCTTCCACGCCGACGAGACCGATTTGGAAAAAACCTACCGCGCCGTGTTCGCGGCGTACGAGCGGATTTTCACCCGTTGCGGCCTGAAGTTCCGTCCCGTCGAAGCCCAGACGGGCGCCATCGGGGGCAATTTCTCCCACGAATTCATGGTGTTGGCCGAAACGGGGGAGGAAACCATCGCGGCCTGCAACGATTGCGGCTACGCCGCCAACGTCGAGCGGGCGGAATGCCTGGCCCCGGCCGCCGAAAAAGAAGCGCCCCAACCGCTGGAGGAGGTCGACACCCCGGGCCCGGGCGCGGTGGCGGACGTCGCCAAATTTTTAAATCTCCCCGAATCGCGGTTTCTCAAGACGCAGATTTACGTGGCGGACGACAAGCCGATCATCGCTCTGCTTCGGGGCGACACGGAATTGAACGAAGCCAAACTTCAAAAAGTCCTGGAAGCGCGGGTGCTTTACCGCGCCGGCGACGACGTTTACCGGAGCGTGGCGGGCTGCGACGTCGGCTTCGCCGGACCCCAGGGTCGGTCCGTCCCGGTGATTGCCGATCTGGCCGCCGCGGCCGTCGTCAACGGGGTGTCGGGCGCCAACAAGAACGGGCGCCACGTGAAGAATTTGAACGCCCCCCGGGATTTCACGGCCGCCCGCGTGGCCGATCTTCGGCTGGTCCGGGAATCCGACCCTTGCCCCCGGTGCGGAAAGCGGTTATCCTTCTTCAAAGGCATCGAAGTGGGCCACACGTTCAAATTGGGCACCAAATATTCCCAGGCCATGGGCGCCGGCTATTTGACGGACAAAGGCGCGAAGACGCCCTTCCAGATGGGCTGTTACGGGATCGGCGTCAGCCGGGTGGTGGCCGCCGCGTTGGAGCAATGCCACGACGACAACGGCATCGTTTGGCCCGAGGCCATCGCTCCCTTTGACGTGACGGTGTTGCCGCTGAACGTTTCGGAGCCGAAATTAATGGAAACCGCGGAACGCCTGGAAAAAGAATTGGCCGCCCGGGGCTTCCAAGTGCTTTTGGACGATCGGGACCAACGCGCGGGCGTCAAATTCAAAGACGCGGATTTGCTGGGCATTCCCTGGCGCGTGACGGTGGGGGAGAAAAAGCTCGCCGTGGGCCAGGTGGAAATTAAACGACGCGGCGCGGCCGAGGCCCAGGACGTGGCCATCGACGCGGCCACGGCGTGGCTGGCGGAACGGCGGGGTCAAAAATCCCCCGACCCGGTCGTCGCCTAA